One window of Sinorhizobium fredii NGR234 genomic DNA carries:
- a CDS encoding Gfo/Idh/MocA family protein yields the protein MVKELGVGIIGCGNISTTYFKLAPLFKGIRIVSCADINPVAAEARAAEFDVSAQSIEAMLVNPEVDIVVNLTIPDAHFPVSKAILESGKHVYSEKPLVLTMEQGEELRAIARAKALMVGSAPDTFLGGAHQLARAHIDAGKIGRITSGTCHVMSPGMEMWHPNPDFFFLPGGGPVLDLGPYYIANLVNLIGPVKRVAALSSMASQTRTITSEPRKGEVIPVKTPTNIHALLEFHNGATITLSASWDVWSHRHAHMELYGNEGSLFVPDPNFFGGTVEASGQGKDIQPLEMWDHPFAVNNWEHPLGPIANYRTAGLADLADAILNGRDARCSLDRALHAVDVMVSILKSGEEGRFVTLSTTCTQPAALGIEEARALLR from the coding sequence ATGGTAAAAGAACTTGGCGTCGGCATCATCGGATGCGGCAACATCTCAACCACCTATTTCAAGCTTGCGCCGCTCTTCAAGGGCATCAGGATCGTCTCCTGCGCCGATATCAATCCGGTCGCCGCCGAGGCGCGGGCGGCTGAATTCGACGTGAGCGCGCAGAGCATCGAGGCGATGCTCGTCAATCCGGAAGTCGACATCGTCGTCAACCTGACCATCCCGGATGCGCATTTCCCGGTTTCGAAGGCGATCCTCGAATCCGGCAAGCACGTTTACTCAGAGAAGCCGCTCGTCCTCACCATGGAACAGGGCGAGGAACTGCGGGCGATCGCCAGGGCGAAGGCGCTGATGGTCGGCTCGGCGCCGGACACGTTTCTCGGCGGCGCGCACCAGCTCGCCCGTGCCCATATCGACGCGGGCAAGATCGGCCGGATTACTTCCGGGACCTGCCATGTGATGAGCCCCGGCATGGAAATGTGGCATCCCAACCCGGACTTCTTCTTCCTGCCGGGCGGCGGCCCGGTGCTCGATCTCGGACCCTATTACATTGCCAACCTCGTCAACCTCATCGGGCCGGTGAAGCGGGTCGCAGCGCTTTCCTCCATGGCAAGCCAGACCCGCACCATCACCAGTGAGCCACGCAAGGGCGAGGTGATTCCGGTCAAGACGCCGACCAACATCCACGCGCTGCTCGAATTCCACAACGGCGCGACGATCACGCTTTCGGCAAGCTGGGATGTCTGGTCGCACCGCCACGCCCATATGGAACTCTACGGCAACGAGGGCTCCTTGTTCGTGCCGGATCCCAATTTCTTCGGCGGCACGGTCGAAGCAAGCGGGCAGGGCAAGGACATCCAGCCGCTGGAGATGTGGGATCATCCGTTCGCCGTCAACAACTGGGAGCATCCGCTCGGTCCGATCGCCAACTATCGCACCGCCGGCCTCGCCGACCTCGCGGACGCGATCCTGAACGGACGCGATGCGCGTTGCTCGCTCGATCGCGCCCTGCATGCCGTCGACGTCATGGTGTCGATCCTGAAATCGGGCGAGGAGGGCCGTTTCGTGACGCTTTCGACGACCTGCACCCAGCCGGCGGCGCTCGGCATCGAGGAGGCGCGGGCGCTGTTGCGGTAG
- a CDS encoding sugar phosphate isomerase/epimerase family protein codes for MKDVSFQLYSARNFPPLAEVLSALGEAGYTQVEGYGALYASLTDGEIAGFKSGLDRHGLAMPTAHFGLDMLESDPDRVSKIARTLGIRAIYCPYLMPDQRPTDATGWRAFGARLQAAGKPFRDAGLDFGWHNHDFEFFPLADGSVPLDLIFAGGPELSWEADIAWIVRGGADPFAWISKHGGRITAVHVKDIAAKGENASEDGWADVGQGTLDWKALIKALSKTSAKYFIAEHDNPSDFRRFAKRSLASIQSY; via the coding sequence ATGAAAGACGTCAGCTTCCAGCTCTACAGCGCCCGCAACTTCCCGCCGCTTGCCGAAGTGCTCTCCGCACTCGGTGAAGCCGGCTATACCCAGGTCGAAGGTTACGGCGCGCTCTATGCGTCGCTTACCGATGGTGAAATCGCCGGCTTCAAGAGCGGCCTCGATCGCCATGGCCTCGCCATGCCGACCGCCCATTTCGGCCTCGACATGCTCGAGTCGGATCCGGACCGGGTCTCGAAGATCGCCAGGACGCTCGGCATCCGTGCCATTTATTGCCCCTACCTCATGCCCGACCAGCGCCCGACCGACGCGACCGGCTGGCGCGCCTTCGGTGCGCGGCTGCAGGCGGCGGGCAAGCCGTTCCGCGACGCGGGGCTCGACTTCGGCTGGCACAATCACGATTTCGAGTTCTTTCCGCTGGCGGACGGCTCGGTGCCGCTCGACCTGATTTTCGCCGGCGGCCCGGAACTCTCCTGGGAGGCGGATATCGCCTGGATCGTGCGCGGCGGCGCCGACCCCTTCGCCTGGATCTCGAAACACGGCGGTCGCATCACCGCCGTCCATGTCAAGGACATCGCGGCCAAGGGCGAGAATGCAAGTGAGGACGGCTGGGCGGATGTCGGCCAGGGCACGCTCGACTGGAAGGCGCTCATCAAGGCGCTCTCAAAGACCTCGGCCAAGTATTTCATTGCCGAACACGACAATCCCAGCGACTTCCGGCGCTTCGCCAAGCGCTCGCTGGCTTCGATTCAATCCTACTGA
- a CDS encoding beta-mannosidase yields MPSELNNRDAIRVDLSGDWLLASADNSHALTIALPGDVHSALQRAGIIADPYHGRNEADVQWVAHKDWVLERTVSIDSGDLEGYWYLDLDSIDTVASVFVNDRLVLQADNCFRRYRADVSQALVSGENRIRVALHSSISEGARRQAAQPFYVPYHDGNSPIPNGNMLRKPQCHFGWDWNIGIAPLGVYGALALCRLETARIEHVTTRQVWLEDGSVDLQVTVELYAHDPGILPIHFELDGLRERLDCSVAAGATRITHVFNVAEPRRWWPAGSGEQALSTLKVETPEESVTRQIGFRRLELVTDKDEDGSRFALRVNGRDIFCRGANWIPADALMSRVTPEGVEDLLRSAVEANMNMIRVWGGGFYEPDWFYDLCDRLGLLVWQDFMFACNLYPSTPDFLENVAAEVDYQVRRLQSHPSIALWCGDNELVGALTWFEESRKDRDRYLVSYDRLNRTVETAMKAASPEAIWWPSSPSVGYLNFGDAWHADGAGDMHYWSVWHENKSFDNYRTVRPRFCSEFGFQSYTSMPVIRQFAEAHDLNIASPVMEAHQKNAGGNERIAGTMFRYFRFPKDFPSFVYLSQIQQGLAIRTAVDYWRSLKPHCMGTLYWQLNDTWPVASWSSLDYGGHWKAMHYMARRFFQPVAIAAIPSADGREIAFSVVNDTPEPVTIELETFLVSLDGSRRPLLAAMGSCSPDRAATLVAIAASDIPPDALLFWSFEASNGMRGEGHYVHGTYKALDLAPSGLTLETAPRPDGAFDVTVRAAGLALQVMIEADVEGLYSDNAFDLTAGEVKTVRFAPKEPLQTGGVPHFTAYDLESCQGRG; encoded by the coding sequence ATGCCTTCCGAACTCAACAATCGCGACGCCATCCGCGTCGACCTCTCCGGCGATTGGCTGCTCGCTTCGGCGGACAACAGCCACGCGCTGACCATTGCGCTTCCGGGCGACGTGCACAGCGCGCTTCAACGGGCCGGCATCATTGCCGATCCCTATCACGGCCGGAACGAGGCGGACGTCCAATGGGTGGCCCACAAGGACTGGGTGCTCGAGCGCACCGTTTCCATCGATTCCGGCGATCTCGAAGGCTATTGGTATCTTGATCTCGACAGTATCGACACCGTCGCCTCGGTTTTCGTCAACGATCGGCTCGTCTTGCAGGCGGACAATTGCTTCCGTCGATATCGTGCTGATGTTTCGCAGGCACTCGTCTCGGGGGAGAACCGCATCCGCGTCGCGCTCCACTCCTCGATATCAGAAGGTGCGCGGCGCCAGGCGGCGCAGCCCTTTTACGTGCCCTATCACGATGGCAACTCGCCGATCCCCAACGGCAATATGCTGCGCAAGCCGCAATGCCATTTCGGCTGGGATTGGAACATCGGCATTGCGCCGCTCGGCGTCTATGGCGCGCTGGCGCTCTGCCGGCTGGAGACGGCGCGGATCGAACATGTCACGACGCGACAGGTCTGGCTGGAGGACGGGTCTGTCGATCTGCAGGTGACGGTCGAGCTCTACGCCCACGATCCTGGCATCCTGCCGATCCACTTCGAGCTCGACGGCCTGCGCGAGCGTCTGGATTGCAGCGTTGCCGCGGGCGCGACACGCATCACCCATGTGTTCAACGTGGCGGAGCCCAGACGCTGGTGGCCGGCCGGCAGCGGCGAGCAGGCGCTCTCGACCCTCAAGGTGGAAACGCCCGAGGAAAGCGTCACGCGCCAGATCGGCTTTCGCAGGCTCGAACTCGTCACCGACAAGGACGAGGACGGCAGCCGCTTCGCGCTGCGCGTCAACGGCCGCGATATCTTCTGCCGGGGTGCCAACTGGATACCGGCCGACGCGCTGATGTCGCGCGTCACGCCTGAGGGCGTCGAGGACCTGTTGCGCTCGGCGGTCGAAGCCAACATGAACATGATCCGCGTCTGGGGCGGCGGCTTCTACGAGCCGGACTGGTTCTACGACCTCTGTGACCGGCTCGGCCTGCTCGTCTGGCAGGACTTCATGTTCGCCTGCAATCTCTACCCGTCGACGCCGGACTTCCTTGAAAACGTCGCCGCGGAGGTGGACTACCAGGTCAGGCGCCTCCAGTCCCACCCGTCGATCGCACTCTGGTGTGGCGACAATGAACTCGTCGGCGCGCTGACCTGGTTCGAGGAAAGCCGCAAGGATCGCGACCGCTATCTCGTTTCCTACGACCGGCTAAACCGAACCGTCGAGACGGCGATGAAGGCTGCCTCACCGGAGGCGATCTGGTGGCCGTCGAGTCCGTCGGTCGGTTATCTCAATTTCGGCGATGCCTGGCATGCGGATGGCGCCGGCGACATGCACTACTGGTCCGTCTGGCACGAGAACAAGTCCTTCGACAATTACCGCACCGTGCGGCCGCGCTTCTGCTCGGAATTCGGTTTCCAGTCCTATACGTCGATGCCGGTGATCCGGCAGTTCGCCGAGGCGCACGACTTGAATATCGCCTCTCCGGTGATGGAGGCGCATCAGAAGAATGCCGGCGGCAACGAGCGGATCGCCGGGACGATGTTCCGCTACTTCCGTTTCCCTAAGGATTTTCCGAGCTTCGTCTATCTGAGCCAGATCCAGCAGGGGCTGGCGATCCGCACGGCGGTCGACTACTGGCGCTCGTTGAAGCCCCATTGCATGGGAACGCTCTATTGGCAGCTCAACGACACCTGGCCGGTCGCCTCCTGGTCGAGCCTCGACTATGGCGGCCATTGGAAAGCGATGCACTACATGGCGCGCCGCTTCTTCCAGCCGGTCGCCATCGCCGCCATTCCGTCGGCGGACGGCCGGGAAATCGCCTTCTCGGTGGTGAACGACACGCCGGAGCCGGTGACGATCGAACTCGAGACCTTCCTCGTTTCGCTCGACGGCAGCCGCCGTCCGCTGTTGGCGGCGATGGGCTCGTGCTCACCCGACCGTGCGGCGACGCTCGTTGCCATCGCTGCGAGCGACATTCCGCCGGATGCACTGCTCTTCTGGTCCTTCGAGGCATCGAACGGCATGCGCGGCGAGGGGCATTACGTTCATGGCACCTACAAGGCCCTCGATCTCGCGCCATCCGGGCTGACGCTCGAAACGGCGCCGCGGCCGGACGGCGCCTTCGATGTGACTGTCCGTGCGGCGGGCCTGGCGCTGCAGGTGATGATCGAGGCCGATGTCGAGGGTCTCTATTCCGACAATGCCTTCGACCTGACCGCCGGTGAAGTGAAGACGGTCCGTTTCGCGCCGAAGGAGCCGCTTCAAACGGGCGGCGTGCCGCACTTTACCGCCTATGACCTCGAATCCTGCCAGGGAAGGGGCTGA
- a CDS encoding ABC transporter ATP-binding protein has protein sequence MTSVSVRDLSLNFGAITVLDKLNLDIDHGEFLVLLGSSGCGKSTLLNCIAGLLDVSDGQIFIKDRNVTWEEPKDRGIGMVFQSYALYPQMTVEKNLSFGLQVAKIPQPEIDKRVKRAAAILQIEALLKRKPSELSGGQRQRVAIGRALVRDVDVFLFDEPLSNLDAKLRSELRVEIKRLHQSLKNTMIYVTHDQIEALTLADRIAVMKSGVIQQLADPMTIYNAPENLFVAGFIGSPSMNFFRGEVEAKDGRSFVRVNDVAFDVTAYPARTRLQSGQKVVLGLRPEHVKVDEAREGHEVHQAIVDIEEPMGADNLLWLTLAGQSMSVRIAGQRRYPPGSTVRLSFDMAVASIFDATSESRL, from the coding sequence ATGACAAGTGTTTCCGTCAGGGATCTGTCGCTGAACTTCGGGGCCATCACCGTTCTCGACAAGCTCAATCTCGATATCGACCACGGCGAATTCCTCGTCCTGCTCGGCTCGTCCGGCTGCGGAAAGTCGACGCTGCTGAACTGCATCGCCGGCCTGCTCGACGTGTCGGACGGGCAGATCTTCATCAAGGATCGCAACGTCACCTGGGAGGAGCCGAAGGATCGCGGCATCGGCATGGTGTTCCAGTCCTACGCGCTTTACCCGCAGATGACGGTCGAGAAGAACCTCTCCTTCGGGCTGCAGGTCGCCAAGATTCCGCAGCCGGAGATCGACAAGCGCGTGAAGCGTGCAGCGGCCATCCTGCAGATCGAAGCATTGCTGAAGCGGAAGCCGTCGGAGCTATCGGGCGGGCAGCGGCAGCGTGTGGCAATCGGCCGGGCGCTGGTGCGCGATGTCGACGTCTTCCTCTTCGACGAGCCGCTGTCGAACCTCGACGCCAAGCTGCGATCCGAACTGCGCGTCGAAATCAAGAGGCTGCACCAGTCGCTGAAGAACACGATGATCTACGTGACGCACGACCAGATCGAGGCGCTGACGCTTGCCGACCGCATCGCCGTCATGAAGAGCGGCGTGATCCAGCAGCTTGCCGACCCGATGACCATCTACAACGCACCGGAGAACCTTTTTGTCGCCGGCTTCATCGGTTCGCCGTCGATGAACTTCTTCCGCGGCGAGGTGGAGGCGAAGGACGGACGCAGCTTCGTCCGGGTGAACGACGTCGCCTTCGACGTCACCGCCTATCCGGCGCGCACGAGGCTGCAGTCCGGCCAGAAGGTGGTCCTCGGTCTGCGGCCCGAGCACGTCAAGGTCGACGAGGCGAGGGAGGGGCATGAGGTGCACCAGGCAATCGTCGATATCGAGGAGCCGATGGGCGCGGACAACCTGCTCTGGTTAACGCTTGCCGGCCAATCCATGTCGGTCCGGATCGCCGGCCAGCGGCGCTATCCTCCCGGCAGCACGGTGCGCCTCTCCTTCGACATGGCCGTTGCCTCGATCTTCGACGCCACTAGCGAAAGCCGTCTCTGA
- a CDS encoding carbohydrate ABC transporter permease, with the protein MLNLVTNNSIAEHEAAPGRITSGPKGRKPRRTLSRRNIIVYGTLIVVALYYLLPLYVMIMTSLKGMPEIRVGNIFAPPLEITFDPWVKAWAEACTGLNCDGLSRGFWNSVRITVPSVIISIAVASVNGYALANWRFKGADLFFTILIVGAFIPYQVMIYPIVIVLREMGVYGTLTGLVIVHTIFGMPILTLLFRNYFAGLPEELFKAARVDGAGFWTIYFKIMLPMSLPIFVVAMILQVTGIWNDFLFGVVFTRPEYYPMTVQLNNIVNSVQGVKEYNVNMAATILTGAVPLVVYFVSGRLFVRGIAAGAVKG; encoded by the coding sequence GTGCTTAATCTCGTCACCAACAACAGCATCGCCGAGCACGAAGCGGCTCCTGGCAGGATCACGTCCGGTCCGAAAGGCCGCAAGCCGCGCAGAACGCTCTCGCGCCGCAACATCATCGTCTACGGCACCCTGATCGTAGTCGCTCTCTACTATCTGCTGCCACTCTACGTGATGATCATGACGTCGCTGAAGGGCATGCCGGAAATCCGCGTCGGCAATATCTTCGCGCCGCCGCTCGAAATCACCTTCGACCCCTGGGTGAAGGCCTGGGCCGAGGCTTGCACCGGCCTCAACTGCGACGGGCTTTCTCGCGGTTTCTGGAATTCGGTCCGTATCACCGTTCCTTCGGTGATCATATCGATCGCGGTCGCCTCGGTGAACGGTTACGCGCTTGCCAACTGGCGCTTCAAAGGGGCGGACCTCTTCTTCACAATCCTCATCGTCGGCGCCTTCATTCCCTATCAGGTGATGATCTACCCGATCGTGATCGTCCTCAGGGAAATGGGCGTCTACGGCACGCTGACCGGCCTCGTCATCGTACATACGATCTTCGGCATGCCGATCCTGACGCTCTTGTTCCGCAACTATTTTGCCGGCTTGCCGGAGGAACTCTTCAAGGCGGCGCGTGTCGATGGTGCCGGGTTCTGGACGATCTACTTCAAGATCATGCTGCCGATGTCGCTGCCGATCTTCGTGGTCGCGATGATCCTGCAGGTCACCGGCATCTGGAACGACTTCCTGTTCGGCGTCGTCTTCACCCGCCCCGAATATTACCCGATGACCGTCCAGCTCAACAACATCGTCAATTCGGTGCAGGGCGTGAAGGAATACAACGTCAACATGGCGGCAACGATTTTGACGGGGGCAGTTCCGCTCGTCGTCTACTTCGTCTCCGGACGGCTCTTTGTCCGCGGCATCGCAGCCGGTGCAGTGAAAGGATAA
- a CDS encoding carbohydrate ABC transporter permease, producing the protein MTGQTRGSARPNQWLRNLNAKIASVPMILTAVVIFVGGTAWTVLYSFTNSKLLPRLSFVGLDQYERLWAAPRWLVSIENLAIYGVLSLIFSLVIGFVLAALMDQKIRFENAFRTIMLYPFALSFIVTGLVWQWLLNPQFGIQSIVRSLGWTSFSFDPLYNADIVIYGILIAALWQGTGLVMCLMLAGLRGIDEDIWKAARVDGIPMWKTYVLIIIPMMRGVFITTLVIIASGIVKVYDLVVAQTSGGPGIASEVPAKYVYDYMFQAQNLGQGFAASTMMLLTVAIIIVPWAYLEFGGGRKRA; encoded by the coding sequence ATGACAGGTCAAACACGCGGCTCGGCTCGGCCGAATCAGTGGTTGCGGAACCTGAATGCGAAGATCGCCTCTGTTCCGATGATCCTGACGGCCGTGGTCATTTTCGTCGGCGGCACGGCCTGGACAGTTCTTTATTCCTTTACCAACTCCAAGCTGCTGCCGCGCCTGTCCTTCGTCGGTCTGGACCAATACGAGCGGCTATGGGCGGCACCACGTTGGCTCGTCTCGATCGAGAATCTCGCCATCTACGGCGTCTTGTCGCTGATCTTCAGCCTCGTCATCGGTTTCGTGCTGGCCGCGCTGATGGACCAGAAGATCCGTTTCGAGAATGCGTTCCGGACGATCATGCTCTATCCATTCGCCCTGTCGTTCATCGTCACGGGCCTGGTCTGGCAGTGGCTGCTCAATCCGCAATTCGGCATCCAGTCGATCGTTCGCTCGCTCGGCTGGACGAGCTTCTCCTTCGATCCGCTCTACAACGCCGACATCGTCATATACGGCATCCTGATCGCCGCGCTCTGGCAGGGCACCGGGCTCGTGATGTGCCTGATGCTCGCCGGTCTGCGGGGCATCGACGAGGACATCTGGAAGGCGGCGCGGGTCGACGGCATTCCGATGTGGAAGACCTATGTGCTGATCATCATCCCGATGATGCGCGGCGTCTTCATCACTACCCTGGTGATCATCGCAAGCGGCATCGTCAAGGTTTACGACCTCGTGGTGGCGCAGACGAGCGGCGGCCCTGGCATCGCCTCCGAAGTGCCCGCCAAATATGTCTACGACTACATGTTCCAGGCGCAGAACCTGGGGCAGGGCTTTGCCGCCTCCACCATGATGCTCCTGACCGTCGCAATCATCATCGTGCCGTGGGCGTATCTGGAATTCGGAGGAGGTCGCAAGCGTGCTTAA
- a CDS encoding ABC transporter substrate-binding protein → MKLRSLAGALAATVAVPFGVAQATDLEVTHWWTSGGEAAAVAELAKAFDATGNKWVDGAIAGSGGTARPIMVSRITGGDPMGATQFNHGRQAEELVQAGLMRDLTDVATRENWKEIVKPSSLLDSCTIEGKIYCAPVNIHSWQWLWLSNAAFQKAGVPVPKNWDEFVAAAPALEKAGIVPLALGGQPWQSSGAFDVLIVAVAGKDVFESVFAKKDEEVAAGPEIAKVFKAADDARRMAKGSNVQDWNQATNLVITGKAGGQIMGDWAQGEFQLAGQKAGVDYTCLPGLGLNEVISTGGDAFYFPLLEDEEKSKAQEQLASTLLKPETQVAFNLKKGSLPVRGDVDLATANDCMKKGLDILAKGNVIRSTDELLSQDSQKQKEDLFSEFFANTSITPEDAQKRFAEIIAAAD, encoded by the coding sequence ATGAAATTACGTTCTTTGGCCGGCGCACTGGCCGCAACCGTGGCGGTGCCGTTCGGCGTGGCTCAGGCCACCGATCTGGAGGTCACGCATTGGTGGACGTCCGGCGGCGAGGCTGCCGCGGTCGCCGAACTGGCCAAGGCCTTCGACGCGACCGGCAACAAATGGGTCGACGGTGCGATCGCCGGCTCCGGCGGAACGGCGCGGCCGATCATGGTGAGCCGCATCACCGGCGGCGACCCGATGGGCGCCACGCAGTTCAACCATGGCCGTCAGGCGGAAGAGCTGGTGCAGGCAGGGCTGATGCGCGACCTGACCGATGTCGCCACACGCGAAAACTGGAAGGAGATCGTCAAGCCCTCGAGCCTGCTCGACTCCTGCACCATCGAGGGCAAGATCTACTGCGCCCCCGTCAACATCCATTCCTGGCAGTGGCTGTGGCTTTCGAACGCTGCGTTCCAGAAGGCCGGTGTTCCCGTGCCGAAGAACTGGGACGAGTTCGTCGCAGCGGCACCGGCGCTTGAAAAGGCCGGTATCGTGCCGCTCGCCCTCGGCGGCCAGCCGTGGCAGTCGTCGGGAGCCTTCGACGTCTTGATCGTCGCGGTCGCCGGCAAGGATGTATTCGAGAGCGTCTTTGCCAAGAAGGATGAGGAAGTGGCGGCCGGACCGGAGATCGCCAAGGTCTTCAAAGCCGCCGACGACGCACGCCGGATGGCCAAGGGCAGCAATGTTCAAGACTGGAATCAGGCGACGAACCTTGTCATCACCGGCAAGGCTGGCGGTCAGATCATGGGAGACTGGGCCCAGGGCGAATTCCAGCTTGCTGGCCAGAAGGCCGGAGTCGACTACACCTGCCTTCCGGGTCTTGGCCTCAACGAGGTGATCTCGACCGGTGGCGACGCGTTCTATTTCCCGCTGCTCGAGGACGAGGAAAAGTCGAAGGCGCAGGAGCAGTTGGCATCGACGCTGCTGAAGCCGGAGACGCAGGTCGCGTTCAACCTGAAAAAGGGCTCGCTGCCGGTGCGCGGCGACGTGGACCTCGCGACCGCCAATGACTGCATGAAGAAGGGGCTCGATATCCTTGCCAAGGGCAACGTGATCCGGAGCACCGACGAGCTTCTCTCGCAAGATAGCCAGAAGCAGAAGGAAGACCTCTTCTCCGAGTTCTTTGCAAACACGTCGATAACTCCGGAGGACGCGCAGAAGCGCTTTGCCGAGATCATCGCAGCGGCGGACTGA